One window of the Balaenoptera ricei isolate mBalRic1 chromosome X, mBalRic1.hap2, whole genome shotgun sequence genome contains the following:
- the LOC132356851 gene encoding LOW QUALITY PROTEIN: adenosylhomocysteinase-like (The sequence of the model RefSeq protein was modified relative to this genomic sequence to represent the inferred CDS: deleted 1 base in 1 codon): MSDKLPYKVTDISLAAWGRKALDLAENEMPGLMRMREMYSASKPLKGARIAGCLHMTVKTAVLTETLVALGAEVRWSSCNIFSTQDHAAAAIAKAGIPVYAWKGDTDEEYLWCAEQRLYFKDGPLNMILDDGGDLTNLIHTKYPQLLSGIRGISEETTTGVHNLYKMMANGILKVPAINVNDSVTKSKFDNLYGCRESLIDGIKRATDVMIVGKVAVVAGYGNVGKGCAQALRGFGARVIITEIDPINMLQAAMEGYEVTIMDEACQEGNIFVTTTGCIDIILSRHFEQMRYDAIVCNIGHFDVEIDVKWLNENTVDVNIKPQVDRYLLKNGRHIIILAEGRLVNLGCAMGHPSFMMSNSFTNQVLAQIKLWTHPDKYPVGVHFLPKKLDEAAAEAHLGKLNVKLTKLIEKQAQYLGMYCDGPFKPDHYRY; encoded by the exons ATGTCGGACAAGCTGCCTTACAAAGTAACTGACATCAGCCTGGCCGCCTGGGGACGCAAGGCCCTGGACCTCGCAGAGAATGAGATGCCGGGCCTGATGCGCATGCGGGAGATGTACTCGGCCTCCAAACCACTGAAGGGCGCCCGCATTGCCGGCTGCCTGCACATGACCGTGAAGACAGCTGTCCTCACTGAGACCCTCGTTGCCCTGGGTGCTGAGGTGCGGTGGTCCAGCTGCAATATCTTCTCCACCCAGGACCATGCAGCAGCTGCCATTGCCAAGGCTGGCATTCCAGTGTATGCCTGGAAGGGTGATACAGACGAGGAGTATCTGTGGTGCGCTGAGCAGAGGCTGTACTTCAAGGACGGGCCCCTCAACATGATTCTGGACGATGGTGGTGACCTCACCAACCTCATCCACACCAAGTACCCACAGCTCCTGTCAGGCATCCGAGGCATCTCCGAAGAGACCACAACGGGGGTCCACAACCTGTACAAGATGATGGCCAACGGGATCCTAAAGGTGCCTGCCATCAACGTCAACGACTCT GTCACCAAGAGCAAGTTTGACAACCTCTATGGCTGCCGGGAGTCCCTCATAGATGGCATCAAGCGGGCCACAGACGTGATGATTGTGGGCAAGGTGGCGGTGGTAGCGGGCTATGGCAACGTGGGCAAGGGCTGTGCCCAGGCCCTGAGGGGCTTCGGGGCCCGCGTCATCATCACAGAGATCGACCCCATCAACATGCTTCAGGCTGCCATGGAGGGCTATGAGGTGACCATCATGGATGAGGCCTGTCAGGAGGGCAACATCTTTGTCACCACCACGGGCTGTATCGACATCATCCTCAGCCGGCACTTTGAACAGATGAGATATGACGCCATTGTGTGCAACATCGGACACTTTGACGTGGAGATTGACGTCAAGTGGCTGAACGAGAACACTGTGGACGTTAACATCAAGCCCCAGGTGGACCGCTACTTGTTGAAGAACGGGCGCCACATCATCATTCTGGCCGAGGGCCGGCTGGTCAACCTGGGCTGCGCCATGGGCCACCCCAGCTTCATGATGAGCAACTCCTTCACCAACCAGGTGCTGGCACAGATTAAGCTGTGGACCCACCCAGACAAGTATCCTGTCGGGGTCCACTTCCTGCCCAAGAAGCTGGATGAAGCAGCGGCTGAAGCCCACCTGGGCAAGCTGAATGTGAAGCTGACCAAGCTGATTGAGAAGCAGGCCCAGTACTTGGGCATGTACTGTGATGGCCCCTTCAAACCTGATCACTACCGCTACTGA